One part of the Sorangiineae bacterium MSr11954 genome encodes these proteins:
- a CDS encoding DUF427 domain-containing protein, which yields MSNSGPGYKTHPEHRITVEPVKDRVKVAFDGEILADTVRAVRLREANYPPVYYVPRQDVKMERLVRTDHRTHCPFKGDASYFSLAGTRPVVNAVWSYETPFDEVMDIKERLAFYPDKVTITVEPA from the coding sequence ATGTCGAACAGCGGACCTGGTTACAAGACCCACCCCGAGCACCGCATCACCGTCGAGCCCGTGAAGGACCGCGTCAAGGTCGCCTTCGACGGAGAGATCCTCGCCGACACCGTGCGCGCCGTCCGGTTGCGCGAGGCGAATTACCCTCCGGTGTATTACGTGCCGCGTCAGGATGTGAAAATGGAACGGTTGGTTCGTACGGACCATCGCACCCACTGCCCATTCAAGGGGGATGCCTCCTATTTTTCGCTGGCAGGTACGCGGCCGGTTGTCAATGCCGTTTGGAGCTACGAGACACCGTTCGATGAGGTGATGGATATCAAAGAACGATTGGCTTTCTATCCGGACAAGGTCACCATCACCGTCGAACCGGCGTAG
- a CDS encoding serine protease: MDKRTNFVRYISFVVSLFGMATAACGTEVEGADPQEDGVGIAEMPVVGGTPAAKGEFPWVVRLSMGCGGAFYTPQVILTAAHCVSRTGANTSITVTSGAIDLQDPAAVKTRSTYVYRSPTYNTSTGGDWALIKLERAVPGAVTLPIATTTQYDNGNFGVVGWGAAREGGAQQRYLLKAEVPFITDAQCKSAGGSYSSLIANAEICAGIWDRGGIDTCQGDSGGPMVRRDENNQWVQVGIVSWGEGCARARKPGVYAQVSTFAAAIAKAASTLP, encoded by the coding sequence ATGGATAAGCGAACCAATTTTGTCCGCTACATTTCGTTCGTCGTTTCTTTGTTCGGCATGGCCACCGCCGCGTGCGGGACCGAGGTCGAAGGGGCCGATCCGCAAGAGGACGGGGTCGGAATCGCCGAGATGCCGGTCGTGGGCGGAACCCCAGCCGCCAAGGGTGAGTTCCCGTGGGTGGTGCGGCTGTCGATGGGTTGCGGCGGCGCGTTCTACACGCCGCAGGTCATCTTGACCGCGGCCCACTGCGTAAGCCGCACGGGCGCGAACACCAGCATCACGGTCACCTCGGGCGCCATCGATCTCCAAGATCCGGCGGCCGTGAAGACCCGGTCGACCTACGTGTACCGCTCGCCGACCTACAACACCAGCACCGGCGGCGACTGGGCGCTCATCAAGCTCGAGCGCGCGGTGCCCGGCGCCGTGACCTTGCCCATCGCGACCACCACCCAATACGACAACGGAAACTTCGGGGTCGTTGGTTGGGGCGCGGCGCGCGAGGGCGGGGCGCAGCAGCGCTACCTGCTCAAGGCCGAGGTCCCGTTCATCACCGACGCGCAGTGCAAGTCGGCCGGCGGCTCGTACAGCAGCTTGATCGCCAACGCAGAAATCTGCGCGGGCATCTGGGATCGCGGCGGCATCGACACCTGCCAAGGCGACTCGGGCGGGCCGATGGTCCGTCGCGACGAGAACAACCAGTGGGTTCAGGTCGGCATCGTGAGCTGGGGTGAGGGCTGCGCGCGGGCGAGGAAGCCCGGCGTCTACGCGCAAGTGAGCACCTTTGCTGCGGCGATCGCCAAGGCCGCGTCGACCCTTCCCTGA